The sequence AAGCAGGTACAGACGCTCCTCGGCCACTCGAGCGCCGTCATCACCCTGCGGACCTACGCCCACCTATGGCCGGGTGACGACGACAAAGCGCGTGCCATCATCGAGGGCGTTCTCGACGGCTTGCGGACTACACGCGGACTAGAGGCCCTTCCCGGACAGGAAAGCCCAGGTCAGGGCCTATAAACGGCCGCCTAACCCTTCTTGGTCTCCCAGAAGATCTTGTCGATCTCGGCGATCTCGTCCAGCAGCCGCTGACCGACCTTCACGTCGACCGTCTTCTTGGAGTCCCCGGCGGACTTGGTGGCCTTCCAGAACAGCTCGTGCAGCTGCGGGTGCTTCTTCAGGTGGTCGGGCTTGAAGTAGTCGGTCCAGAGCACCCAGAGGTGGTGCTTGACCAGATCAGCCCGCTCTTCCTTGATCTGGATGGCGCGGGTGCGGAACTCGGCGTCGTCGTTCGCGCCGTACTTCTCCATGATGGCCTTCACCGACTCCGCCTCGATGCGCGCCTGGGCGGGGTCGTAGATGCCGCAGGGCAGGTCACAGTGGGCGTGGGCCACCTGAGGGGCCTTCAGGAGATCGGCTACGCCGAGGAGACGGGAAGCGATGCGCATGTCACTCCTTAATGTCGAGCGGGCTCGGATCGGGGTGCGTCGATTGACGGCGTTGCGTTCGCGCACCTTAGTCCTGGTGCTGGTGGCCGCCGCCGGGGCCGTCCTGGGGGGCCAGCGGTTCCTCCGCCTGGAGGTGGAGGGGGACAGCATGCGACCCACGCTGCAGCCCGGGGACCGGGTGCTCGTGCTGCGGACCGCTCACCTGCGTCCGGGTCAGTTGGCGGCGGTGCGCGACCCCCGTGACCGGCGACGGGTGGTCGTGAAGAGGGTCGCGGCCGGCTCGGCCGTCAGCGGCTGGCGGGTCCTCGGGGACAACCCGGCGCAGAGCACCGACAGCAGGGTGTTCGGAGCGGTGCCCCACGACCTCGTGGTCGGACGCGTCTTCTACCGCTATCACCCCCCGGAACGCGCCGGTCGCCCAGGTCCAGGGCGGTAGCATCGACTTCGAGATGTCAAACGAATCCGCCGAGCTCCAGCGCCTCCTGGCCCCGTCCTTCCTCGACGGGCTGGAAACCCGCTCGCTGGACGATCTCCGTTCGGCCCGGGGTGAGCTGCAGGAAGCCGAGGACGCCGTCTCCTACGTGCGCCGGGTCGTGCAGGGCCGCCTCGACATCGTCGGAGCGGAGCGTGAGCGGCGCTCGGGCCCGGCCGCCGGCGGTTCGGGCTCGTCCGGGGAGGAGCACGGCTCGATCGTCGAGGACCTGCCGGGCATCCTGGCCGACCCCGCCCACTCGGGGCGCGGCGCCGGCCCGGGCCGGCTGCCGATGCACATCGCACCCGGTGCGGGTGCGGACGCGCTGGTCGCCGAGGTCGACCGCGTGGTCGACCCCAACCGGCTGATGGAGCTCGACAGCATCTCCGACGCCGAGCTCGGCTCCCTCACCGATGCGCTGGCGTCGATCGAGCGGCAGCTGTCGGACCAACGTCACCAGTTGCACCTGAGGCTGGACGCCCTGCAGGCGGAGATGGTGCGTCGCTACCGCAGCGGAGAGGCCAACGTCGACAATCTCCTGCGGTGACCTGACGTTCGAACAGTGACCGGGGATCCCGATCGGCGGCGGGAGCTGGGAGGCTTCATCAGGGAACGGCGCAGCGAGTCGCGCCTGTCGCTGCGGCGGCTGTCCCAGCTGGCCGGAGTGTCCAACCCCTACCTCAGCCAGATCGAACGGGGCCTGCGCAAGCCGTCGGCTGAGATCCTCCAGCAGATCGCCCGCGCCCTGGAGGTCTCCGCCGAGAGCATGTACGTGAGGGCGGGCATCCTCGACGAGAGCGCCATGGAGCTCGGCCCCGCCATCCGGCGCGATCCCCATCTCACCGACCCGCAGAAGGACGAGCTGGAGCGGATCTACTCCGGCTACGTCGAAGCCAATCGCGCGTCAGGCCAGGAGCCGGGAGCCACGGGTTAGCGCCGGCCCCGCCCGGTAGGGTGTCGCGGCCATGACGTCCCTGGCCGTGCTCTCGATGCACACCTCCCCGCTGGCCCAACCGGGGACCGGGGACGGCGGCGGGATGAACGTCTACGTCCGGGAGCTGTGCACGGCGCTGGCCCGGTCGGGAGCGCAGTGCGACGTGTTCACCCGCTCCTGGGCGCCCGAGCTGCCGTCTGTGCTGCCCGTGGAGCCCGGGATCCGGGTGCACCACGTCCAGGCCGGACCGGAGGCGCCGGTCGGCAAGCACGAGCTGGCGGCGCTGGTCCCCGAGTTCGCCGACGCCGTGGCCCGCCGGCTGGACGAGGGGCCCTGGGGACCCGGTCCCCCCGGCGTCGACGCCATCCACGCCCACTACTGGCTGTCCGGCGCGGCCGGGCACATCCTCAAGCACCGGCTGGACCTGCCTCTCGTGTCCACCTTCCACACCCTGGAGCGGGTGAAGGCGGCGTCGGGCGCGTCCGACGGGGCCGACGACCCGGCCCGACAGCGCACCGAAGTCGACATCATCGGCTGTTCCGACGCCGTGGTCGCCTCCAACGACGAGGAGGCCCGCCAGCTGATCTCGCTCTACGGCGCCCCCCCCGAGCGGGTGCGCGTGGTCCCCCCGGGGGTGGACCACGCCTTCTTCGCCCCCGGGGAGCGCACCCAGGCCCGCCGGGCCCTCGGGCTGCCCGAGCAGGGTCGGATGCTGCTGTTCCTGGGCCGGATCCAGCCGCTCAAGGGTGCCGACCTGGCGGTGGGGGCGCTGGCCGAGCTGCAGGGTCTCCCCGACGTCTTCCTGGTGTTGGCGGGGGGGCCGAGCGGGCCGTCCGGGGCGGACGAGGTGGCGCGCATCCGGGCCCAGGTGACAGCGGCCGGTCTCGAGCGGCGGGTCTTCTGGTTCCCGCCCCAGCCCCACGAGCTCGTCTCGACCTTCTGCCGGGCCGCCGACGTCTGCCTGGTGCCGAGCCGCACCGAGTCGTTCGGGCTGGTGGCGCTGGAGGCGGCGGCGTGCGGGGTGCCGGTGGTCGCCAGCGCCGTCGACGGCCTGCGCTGCGTCGTCGACCACGGCCAGACCGGCCTGCTCGTGCCCGAGCGGTCGGCGCCGGCGTTCGCCGCCGCCGTGGCGTCGCTCCTGGTCGACCCCGTCCGGGTGGAGCGGATGGGCGCCCACGGAGCAGCGCGGGCGGCCGGGTACACGTGGCGGGCGGCGGCCCAGGGCATGAAGGATCTGCAGGCCGACCTGGCCGACCGGCGCCTGGTCGAGTGCCGCTGACCGGCGCCTGCGGACCGGGGGCGGGGCGCCCGGTGGGGGCCGGCGCGGGTGGGCCGGCGGCGTCACCCGAGGTTGCAGAATTCCCCGATTTTCCGGGACTTTTTGGCGGTTTCCCTTGCCGCCGTCACAGGCCGGGGTTACCGTGCAGACGGGTGCGGCCCGAGGTGCGGAACGGCCCTCTCGTTCGGGGAAGTACGGGAGGACGCCGGGAGGTTCCTCGGGCCGATCCGCGTCCCGGACCCTCCTCTGAGCCGGTCCTCCTAGCCTGAGTGCCGTGGCGCCGGAGCTGGTCGTGGTCGGGGGCGGTCGGATGGGGGAGGCCCTGGTGCGGGGGCTGCTGGCCGCCGGTTGGGAGGCCGGTCGCGTCGCCGTCGTCGAGGTGTCCGCCGAGCGGCGCAAGGAGCTGGCGGAGTCCCGACCCGACGTCCAGGTCGTCGGGGAGGTGGCCGCCGCCCCGGCCCCGGCGGCGGTGGTGGCGGTCAAGCCGGCGGATGTCGAGCCGGCGGTCCGGGCCCTGGCCGAGGCAGGCACGGGCCGGGTCCTGTCGATCGCCGCCGGCGTCACCACCTCGCGGATCGAGGGGTGGGCCGGACCGGGAGTGGCGGTGGTCCGGGCCATGCCCAACACCCCTGCGCTGGTGGGGGCGGGCGCCAGCGCGGTGGCCGCCGGGGCGTCGGCCGGGCCCGAGGACGAGGAGTGGGCTGCCGCCATCCTCTCCGCCACCGGGCGGGTGGTGCGCCTGCCCGAGCGCCTCCTGGACGCGGTGACCGGTCTGTCCGGCTCCGGGCCCGCCTACGTCTTCCTCGTGGCCGAAGCGCTGATCGACGCCGGCGTCGCTGCCGGTCTGCCCCGGGACGCCAGCACGACGCTGACCATCCAGACCCTCCTCGGGGCGGCCCGCCTCCTCGATGAGTCCGGCCAGGGCCCGGAGGCGCTGCGCGCCGCGGTCACCTCGCCCGGGGGCACGACCGCCGCCGGCCTGCGGGTGCTCGAGTCCCGGGCCGTGCGATC comes from Acidimicrobiales bacterium and encodes:
- a CDS encoding helix-turn-helix transcriptional regulator; translated protein: MTGDPDRRRELGGFIRERRSESRLSLRRLSQLAGVSNPYLSQIERGLRKPSAEILQQIARALEVSAESMYVRAGILDESAMELGPAIRRDPHLTDPQKDELERIYSGYVEANRASGQEPGATG
- the sodX gene encoding nickel-type superoxide dismutase maturation protease — its product is MLVAAAGAVLGGQRFLRLEVEGDSMRPTLQPGDRVLVLRTAHLRPGQLAAVRDPRDRRRVVVKRVAAGSAVSGWRVLGDNPAQSTDSRVFGAVPHDLVVGRVFYRYHPPERAGRPGPGR
- a CDS encoding glycosyltransferase, which translates into the protein MTSLAVLSMHTSPLAQPGTGDGGGMNVYVRELCTALARSGAQCDVFTRSWAPELPSVLPVEPGIRVHHVQAGPEAPVGKHELAALVPEFADAVARRLDEGPWGPGPPGVDAIHAHYWLSGAAGHILKHRLDLPLVSTFHTLERVKAASGASDGADDPARQRTEVDIIGCSDAVVASNDEEARQLISLYGAPPERVRVVPPGVDHAFFAPGERTQARRALGLPEQGRMLLFLGRIQPLKGADLAVGALAELQGLPDVFLVLAGGPSGPSGADEVARIRAQVTAAGLERRVFWFPPQPHELVSTFCRAADVCLVPSRTESFGLVALEAAACGVPVVASAVDGLRCVVDHGQTGLLVPERSAPAFAAAVASLLVDPVRVERMGAHGAARAAGYTWRAAAQGMKDLQADLADRRLVECR
- the sodN gene encoding superoxide dismutase, Ni encodes the protein MRIASRLLGVADLLKAPQVAHAHCDLPCGIYDPAQARIEAESVKAIMEKYGANDDAEFRTRAIQIKEERADLVKHHLWVLWTDYFKPDHLKKHPQLHELFWKATKSAGDSKKTVDVKVGQRLLDEIAEIDKIFWETKKG
- the proC gene encoding pyrroline-5-carboxylate reductase, whose product is MAPELVVVGGGRMGEALVRGLLAAGWEAGRVAVVEVSAERRKELAESRPDVQVVGEVAAAPAPAAVVAVKPADVEPAVRALAEAGTGRVLSIAAGVTTSRIEGWAGPGVAVVRAMPNTPALVGAGASAVAAGASAGPEDEEWAAAILSATGRVVRLPERLLDAVTGLSGSGPAYVFLVAEALIDAGVAAGLPRDASTTLTIQTLLGAARLLDESGQGPEALRAAVTSPGGTTAAGLRVLESRAVRSALIDAVAAATDRSRELGGA